In one Geoglobus acetivorans genomic region, the following are encoded:
- a CDS encoding 3-hydroxyacyl-CoA dehydrogenase/enoyl-CoA hydratase family protein, with product MEVRKVAVLGAGAMGHAIAELCAISGYEVVIRDIKEEILERAYEKIKSGLERDRKKGRLKEEVSSVLSRIKTTTDVASAVKDADLIIEAIPEILDLKSQVFQEVEKYCRDDAIIATNTSSLSITQLSEFLNKKDRFVGLHFFNPPKIMRLVEIVYGKYTSEETIKTVEEVSKKLNRVIIHVRKDVPGFVVNRIFVTMANEAAWALENGEGTVEEIDSAVKYRMGLPMGLFELHDLLGGGCIDVSYHVLEYYRETLGESYRPAPPFERLFKAGHLGKKSGKGFYDWGEGKTNEVPLRAGKDFDILRLLAPAVNEAAWLIEKGVATPEEIDLGVLYGLNYPRGLLRMADDAGLDAILKKLEDLYSEYGEERYRPNPVIVRLVEEGKTGRKSGEGFFKYGPFMYEFVRVSIDREKRIGFIKLNRPQRANALNPTFLDEICSALDVLERDDDVRCIVITGEGRNFCAGADMSVFASGKAEDMLEFSEKGHKTFTKIETLSKPVIAAINGPAMGGGFELALACDLRVVSKKAVLALPELNLGLFPGWGGTQRLVHIVGMSRAKQAILMREPVDADRAYEWGIANYVAEPDEFMEKVTEVAEKIADGPPLAYKLVKKVMYYGNQDHLRTGLYLEAASGGNVAVSEDIAEGIQAFMYRRKPNFRGR from the coding sequence ATGGAAGTTAGGAAGGTTGCTGTCCTCGGGGCAGGAGCGATGGGTCATGCCATTGCGGAACTCTGTGCAATCTCAGGATACGAGGTCGTAATCAGAGATATTAAAGAAGAGATTCTTGAAAGAGCCTATGAAAAAATAAAATCAGGTCTCGAGAGAGACAGGAAAAAAGGCAGGCTGAAGGAAGAGGTCAGTTCGGTACTGTCAAGAATCAAAACCACGACTGACGTTGCATCTGCGGTTAAGGATGCTGATCTGATAATTGAGGCGATTCCCGAAATTCTCGATCTGAAAAGCCAGGTATTTCAGGAAGTGGAAAAGTACTGCAGAGATGATGCGATCATTGCAACAAACACCTCCTCTCTCAGCATCACACAGCTTTCAGAGTTTCTGAACAAAAAAGACAGGTTTGTGGGGCTTCACTTTTTCAACCCGCCAAAGATAATGAGGCTTGTAGAGATAGTCTATGGAAAATACACGAGCGAGGAGACAATAAAAACCGTTGAAGAAGTTTCAAAGAAACTGAACAGAGTGATAATCCACGTAAGAAAGGACGTCCCGGGCTTTGTCGTCAACAGAATTTTTGTAACAATGGCTAACGAAGCTGCATGGGCGCTTGAAAATGGAGAAGGAACTGTTGAAGAAATCGATTCAGCCGTCAAATACAGAATGGGGCTTCCTATGGGGCTTTTTGAGCTTCACGACCTTCTCGGTGGGGGGTGCATTGATGTCAGCTACCACGTTCTCGAATACTACAGGGAAACGCTCGGTGAATCATATCGCCCAGCACCGCCATTTGAAAGGCTGTTCAAAGCGGGACATCTGGGTAAAAAGTCAGGGAAGGGGTTTTACGACTGGGGTGAGGGCAAAACAAACGAGGTTCCTCTGAGGGCCGGAAAGGATTTCGACATCCTGAGACTGCTTGCTCCTGCTGTGAACGAAGCAGCATGGCTCATCGAAAAAGGTGTTGCAACGCCTGAGGAAATAGACCTCGGAGTCCTGTATGGTCTGAACTATCCACGGGGTCTCCTGAGAATGGCTGACGATGCAGGCCTGGACGCCATTCTGAAAAAGCTTGAAGACCTCTATTCCGAATACGGTGAAGAGAGATACAGGCCCAACCCGGTAATCGTCAGACTCGTTGAAGAGGGCAAAACTGGCAGAAAATCCGGTGAGGGGTTCTTCAAATACGGACCATTCATGTATGAGTTTGTCAGGGTGAGCATAGACAGAGAAAAGAGGATAGGGTTCATAAAGCTGAACAGGCCCCAGAGGGCAAACGCTCTCAATCCGACGTTTCTTGACGAGATATGCTCGGCTCTGGATGTTCTCGAAAGGGATGATGATGTGAGGTGCATAGTTATCACAGGAGAGGGCAGGAATTTCTGTGCCGGAGCGGACATGTCAGTGTTCGCAAGCGGCAAGGCAGAGGATATGCTGGAATTCAGCGAAAAAGGACATAAAACATTCACGAAAATTGAGACACTTTCCAAGCCGGTCATTGCGGCAATCAACGGACCTGCAATGGGTGGAGGATTTGAGCTTGCACTTGCATGTGACCTGAGGGTTGTAAGCAAGAAAGCCGTGCTTGCGCTGCCGGAACTTAACCTCGGCCTCTTCCCGGGATGGGGAGGAACACAGAGACTTGTTCACATCGTTGGAATGTCAAGAGCCAAACAGGCGATACTGATGAGAGAGCCAGTAGATGCAGACAGAGCCTACGAGTGGGGTATTGCCAACTATGTCGCCGAACCTGACGAGTTCATGGAAAAGGTTACCGAAGTTGCTGAAAAAATTGCCGATGGACCGCCTCTCGCCTACAAACTCGTGAAGAAGGTGATGTATTACGGCAACCAGGACCACCTCAGGACGGGTCTTTATCTGGAGGCAGCTTCTGGCGGAAACGTTGCAGTCAGCGAAGATATAGCTGAGGGGATTCAGGCGTTCATGTACAGGAGAAAACCGAACTTCAGAGGGAGATGA
- a CDS encoding thiolase domain-containing protein produces MIRMREVAIVGAGITRFGVREASWRDLVQEAGKAVFDDVPNLDKKDIDSLFVGAAQPERWVFQTHVAPYVAELLGINVSRVISRTEVACASGQAAIRYAWLAVATGLSDVAMVVGVEKMNSKFMSVSQSSMINVGNREFDGVNGFTAPPFFAMVAQRHMHEFGTTSEQLAMVRVKNSYYGARNPYAQFQKEVTVEKVLGSRMVAPPLTLFDCSAITDGACALILTSEERAREFTDTPVWILGGVQHVDSAHTTNQFGDLSHWVGLRKAAKDLYSMLKISPDDIDMAEVHDCFTISEILEYEELGFCKKGEGGKFIEEGESYIGGKVAVNPGGGLLSNGHPLGATGVRQAWEMVMQFRGEVPEERYVNGAEIGIAHNLSGMAQLHHIMAYSIYKRKDLKQEV; encoded by the coding sequence ATGATCAGGATGAGGGAGGTTGCGATTGTAGGAGCGGGAATAACCAGATTTGGCGTTAGAGAGGCGAGCTGGAGAGACCTCGTTCAGGAGGCGGGAAAGGCCGTTTTCGATGATGTGCCGAATCTGGATAAAAAGGACATTGATTCGCTTTTTGTTGGAGCGGCACAGCCTGAAAGGTGGGTTTTTCAGACTCATGTGGCTCCATACGTTGCCGAACTTCTGGGGATCAACGTCAGCAGGGTGATTTCGAGAACTGAGGTCGCATGCGCAAGCGGCCAGGCAGCCATAAGATACGCATGGCTTGCGGTTGCAACAGGCTTGAGCGATGTGGCCATGGTTGTTGGGGTTGAGAAGATGAACTCGAAATTCATGAGCGTTTCCCAGTCCAGCATGATCAATGTCGGAAACAGAGAATTTGACGGAGTTAACGGGTTCACCGCACCGCCATTTTTCGCAATGGTTGCCCAGAGGCACATGCATGAGTTTGGCACAACGAGCGAGCAGCTGGCAATGGTCAGGGTCAAGAATTCGTATTACGGTGCAAGAAACCCCTACGCCCAGTTCCAGAAGGAGGTTACGGTTGAGAAGGTTCTCGGATCAAGAATGGTTGCCCCGCCATTAACACTCTTTGACTGCAGTGCCATAACCGACGGTGCCTGTGCGCTCATTCTCACCAGCGAGGAAAGGGCAAGAGAATTCACCGACACCCCTGTATGGATACTCGGTGGGGTGCAGCACGTTGATTCAGCCCACACAACAAACCAGTTTGGAGACCTGAGCCACTGGGTCGGGTTGAGGAAGGCAGCAAAAGACCTCTACTCCATGCTCAAGATATCTCCGGACGACATAGATATGGCGGAGGTTCATGACTGCTTCACCATAAGTGAAATTCTGGAATATGAGGAGCTTGGTTTCTGCAAAAAGGGGGAGGGTGGAAAGTTCATCGAAGAGGGCGAGAGCTACATAGGTGGGAAGGTTGCTGTCAACCCGGGCGGTGGGCTGCTTTCGAACGGACACCCTCTCGGAGCCACTGGTGTGAGGCAGGCATGGGAGATGGTCATGCAGTTCAGGGGAGAGGTGCCGGAGGAAAGGTATGTGAATGGTGCAGAGATTGGAATCGCCCACAACCTGAGCGGAATGGCACAGCTTCACCACATCATGGCATACAGCATATATAAAAGAAAGGACCTGAAGCAGGAGGTGTAA
- a CDS encoding Zn-ribbon domain-containing OB-fold protein, with amino-acid sequence MASHTRRKLKLPDQIPLNPLLDLWEQQEPEGPDATRIYEFYRSLAEGKFVTTRCITCGKIHFPPLIVCPNCNGEDLEWIEIPEEGELYAFTELKLGAPVIVEDYAPFVIAVARFGNYPENGVQISGMMFDVSYEDLKVGDRVTWEIMEIVGPGDKTRYWYCFTRV; translated from the coding sequence ATGGCATCACACACCAGAAGGAAATTGAAGCTCCCTGATCAAATCCCTCTGAACCCTCTGCTCGATCTGTGGGAGCAGCAGGAACCGGAAGGGCCTGATGCAACACGCATATACGAATTTTACAGGTCTCTCGCTGAAGGAAAGTTCGTTACAACGAGGTGCATAACATGCGGAAAGATACACTTCCCCCCGCTGATTGTCTGCCCAAACTGCAACGGCGAAGACCTTGAGTGGATCGAGATTCCTGAGGAGGGCGAGCTTTACGCTTTCACCGAACTTAAACTCGGAGCGCCTGTTATAGTTGAGGATTACGCACCTTTCGTCATTGCCGTTGCAAGATTCGGAAACTACCCGGAAAACGGTGTGCAGATAAGCGGCATGATGTTTGACGTGAGCTATGAGGACCTTAAAGTCGGAGACCGGGTCACATGGGAGATAATGGAGATCGTTGGACCGGGCGATAAGACGAGATACTGGTACTGCTTCACCAGAGTTTAA
- a CDS encoding CoA-binding protein — translation MMKPERLKTLFNPESVAVAGATDNENKMGYHVMKSLVESFDGRIYPVNPGKDQVFGIAAYPGVEELPEAPDLAIIVIPREKIHDTVKKFIERGTGAFVIITSGFREAEMPDGGKLHEKLRNLVERANAVVIGPNTFGIVNVRRGLNASFTPALFKVRGGSIALVSQSGGICHLLAPYAMREGIGFSKIIGLGNRLNVDFPEILEYLATDDDTRCIALYIEGTENPRRMLDEIVKITRSKPVVALKAGRFEKADRASRSHTGSMAGDYRIFVSALKQYGAVVAETLEELISFAKALSMQKPMFGDRVAVVSLVAGLGMVACDTAEKCGMKLAEFSENTRSQLYELLPPYTIRDNPVDLGFVASDVELCGKAIELIAEDRNVDGIVLNYVYSWSGDFLQVPVDSIIRASGQKPMTVCLNYPPGTWDDVREKIEANGIPVYSTPEMAVKSLKALGDYGKILLRE, via the coding sequence ATGATGAAGCCTGAACGTCTGAAGACTCTTTTCAACCCAGAATCCGTGGCTGTTGCCGGAGCTACGGACAATGAGAATAAGATGGGATATCACGTAATGAAGAGTCTTGTCGAAAGCTTTGATGGCAGAATATATCCTGTGAATCCGGGGAAAGACCAGGTTTTTGGCATAGCCGCATACCCCGGAGTTGAAGAGCTTCCGGAAGCTCCCGACCTTGCAATAATTGTGATTCCAAGAGAGAAAATCCACGATACTGTAAAGAAGTTCATTGAGAGAGGTACGGGGGCTTTCGTAATAATAACCTCTGGATTCAGGGAGGCTGAGATGCCGGATGGTGGAAAACTGCATGAAAAACTCAGAAATCTTGTTGAAAGGGCAAATGCAGTGGTTATAGGGCCGAATACCTTTGGCATCGTAAACGTCAGGAGAGGCCTTAATGCAAGCTTCACTCCTGCTCTGTTTAAAGTCAGAGGAGGCAGCATCGCTCTCGTAAGCCAGAGCGGTGGGATATGCCATCTTCTCGCACCTTATGCAATGAGGGAAGGGATAGGCTTCAGCAAGATAATCGGCCTCGGGAATCGTCTGAATGTTGATTTTCCTGAAATACTGGAATACCTCGCCACAGATGATGACACGAGATGCATAGCACTGTACATAGAAGGCACGGAGAATCCGAGAAGGATGCTGGATGAGATTGTGAAAATCACCAGGTCAAAACCGGTGGTTGCTCTGAAGGCGGGGAGATTCGAAAAGGCAGACAGGGCATCCAGATCACACACAGGGTCCATGGCGGGGGACTACAGAATTTTCGTTTCCGCTTTGAAACAGTATGGAGCGGTGGTTGCTGAAACGCTTGAAGAGCTTATATCGTTTGCCAAAGCCCTGTCAATGCAGAAGCCCATGTTCGGTGACAGGGTTGCAGTCGTATCCCTTGTTGCGGGTCTCGGGATGGTCGCATGCGATACAGCTGAAAAATGTGGAATGAAGCTGGCCGAATTTTCTGAAAACACGAGATCTCAGCTTTATGAACTGCTTCCGCCCTACACGATAAGGGACAACCCTGTTGATCTTGGTTTTGTTGCCAGCGACGTGGAATTGTGCGGGAAGGCAATAGAACTCATTGCAGAGGACAGAAACGTGGATGGAATCGTCCTGAACTACGTTTACTCGTGGTCCGGAGATTTCCTTCAGGTTCCGGTCGACAGCATAATCAGAGCATCCGGGCAAAAGCCCATGACGGTCTGTCTGAATTATCCTCCAGGCACATGGGATGACGTCAGAGAGAAAATTGAGGCAAACGGAATACCGGTGTATTCAACGCCCGAAATGGCTGTAAAAAGTCTTAAAGCGCTTGGAGATTACGGCAAAATCCTGCTCAGAGAATGA
- a CDS encoding acetate--CoA ligase family protein, which yields MRTLDLRESLALLRKYGIPVADTFFVSSEDDVLGLKDVLPLPCVVKPNTGGHKSELGVFKDLRSVDEILHALNELGCEAGIQRMVHGFEIFLGAKRDRFFGHVLALGTGGVFAELFEDISFRLMPITWQDFDDMMDETKLSAVSRGFRNFGFSRKKLYSIVKKFERMVIEEGVVEADINPLIADGDEILAVDARIIL from the coding sequence ATGAGAACTCTTGACCTGAGGGAATCTCTTGCCCTGCTCAGGAAGTACGGCATCCCGGTTGCTGACACTTTTTTCGTATCCTCGGAAGATGATGTTCTTGGTTTGAAAGACGTGCTGCCTTTACCCTGTGTGGTTAAGCCAAATACTGGCGGTCACAAGTCCGAGCTGGGAGTGTTTAAGGATCTGAGATCAGTGGATGAAATCCTCCACGCTCTGAATGAACTTGGCTGTGAGGCTGGAATTCAGAGGATGGTTCACGGCTTTGAGATTTTTCTCGGGGCGAAGAGGGACAGGTTTTTCGGACATGTTCTTGCCCTCGGGACTGGAGGCGTGTTTGCAGAGCTTTTCGAGGACATATCGTTCAGATTGATGCCCATAACGTGGCAGGATTTTGACGATATGATGGATGAGACAAAACTGTCTGCTGTATCGAGAGGATTCAGAAACTTTGGTTTCAGCAGGAAAAAGCTTTACAGCATAGTAAAGAAATTTGAAAGGATGGTTATCGAGGAAGGTGTGGTCGAAGCGGATATCAACCCACTTATTGCAGACGGTGATGAAATTCTGGCAGTCGATGCAAGAATCATTCTCTGA
- a CDS encoding ketopantoate reductase family protein, which yields MRIAIVGAGVIGSIFAYIFGRKHEVTLIEVVKEKVELYRKEGYSIIMPDGSEVHVDNVHVTPDPAEVGEVDLVQISVKGYATEPATKNALPMIGKDTMVLSVQNGLVHDIISNIVGREKVIAGITAHSGMPVSPNVIRYVGGYGPLLTIGKYDKNPDERFNWVVEELRKTGEEILVVDDIEPIIWKKLVANVACNPVAAITGMTSVEALACENSRELIKILAEEVVAVAKARGIYFEEMENIAEFVYQAFAGTKDNKVSMLQDVEAKRKTEVDTLNGAIVAEGERLGVSVPANRVITNIVKSIEYMYGKRG from the coding sequence ATGAGGATTGCCATAGTGGGGGCCGGAGTAATTGGGAGCATTTTTGCATACATATTTGGAAGGAAGCACGAGGTTACACTGATCGAAGTTGTGAAGGAGAAGGTCGAACTTTACAGAAAGGAGGGCTATTCGATAATAATGCCGGATGGGAGCGAGGTGCACGTTGATAACGTTCATGTGACCCCTGACCCGGCGGAGGTTGGCGAGGTTGACCTTGTTCAGATATCCGTGAAGGGGTATGCAACCGAACCGGCAACGAAGAATGCCCTGCCCATGATAGGGAAGGATACCATGGTTCTGTCTGTTCAGAATGGACTTGTGCATGACATCATTTCGAACATCGTTGGCAGGGAGAAGGTTATTGCAGGTATTACCGCCCACAGTGGCATGCCGGTCTCGCCAAACGTCATCAGGTACGTCGGTGGTTACGGACCCCTTCTGACCATAGGCAAATATGACAAGAATCCGGATGAGAGATTTAACTGGGTGGTTGAGGAACTGAGAAAGACTGGAGAGGAGATTCTTGTTGTGGACGATATCGAACCAATCATCTGGAAAAAGCTTGTTGCCAACGTTGCATGCAATCCCGTGGCGGCCATAACCGGAATGACGAGTGTTGAAGCTCTTGCCTGCGAAAACAGCAGGGAACTGATCAAAATACTGGCTGAGGAAGTTGTGGCCGTTGCAAAGGCGAGAGGCATTTACTTTGAGGAGATGGAAAACATAGCCGAGTTCGTCTATCAGGCATTTGCGGGAACAAAGGACAACAAGGTTTCCATGCTTCAGGATGTTGAGGCGAAGAGAAAGACCGAGGTGGACACGCTTAACGGAGCAATCGTTGCAGAGGGAGAGCGGCTTGGAGTCAGTGTCCCGGCGAACAGGGTCATCACCAACATTGTGAAATCGATTGAGTACATGTACGGTAAGAGGGGTTGA
- a CDS encoding cysteine hydrolase family protein, which translates to MRPALVVIDLIKGNKPFFNEEHLQIIPRVRRVIDELRNFSVPIIFANDSYPENDWLFNFMKKHAVRGTEEVEVIEELGVMEGDIIVEKRRFSAFFRTDLDITLRELGVDTVVLAGINTHVCVLSTAFDAISNDFRVILLKDCCASHTREVHEFVVNRFRGLPAFQVMGSEEFLESVRGKC; encoded by the coding sequence TTGAGGCCGGCACTCGTGGTCATAGACCTGATAAAGGGGAACAAACCCTTTTTTAACGAAGAGCATTTGCAGATAATCCCGAGAGTCAGGCGTGTAATAGATGAGCTGAGGAATTTTTCTGTTCCCATAATTTTTGCAAACGACAGCTACCCTGAGAATGACTGGCTCTTCAATTTCATGAAGAAACACGCAGTAAGGGGAACTGAGGAAGTGGAGGTAATCGAAGAACTGGGAGTCATGGAAGGGGATATCATTGTGGAAAAAAGAAGATTCAGTGCATTCTTCAGAACCGACCTGGACATAACCCTGAGAGAGCTTGGAGTGGATACAGTCGTTCTTGCAGGGATAAACACTCACGTATGTGTCCTTTCCACGGCTTTCGATGCCATCAGCAACGATTTCAGGGTGATCCTGCTGAAGGATTGCTGCGCCTCCCACACCAGAGAGGTTCACGAGTTTGTTGTCAATCGATTCAGGGGTCTGCCGGCTTTTCAGGTTATGGGAAGTGAGGAGTTCCTTGAGTCTGTTCGTGGAAAGTGCTGA
- a CDS encoding phenylacetate--CoA ligase family protein, with the protein MYWNPVIEKMGPDEIREMQGRLLRNTVHYAYSYSPFYRKLYDGAGIRPDDVRSVDDVVKLPFVKKQDLRDSYPYGMFAVPLSKILRIHASSGTTGKPTVTGYTADDLELWSESLARGLYSAGIRKEDIIQNAYGYGLFTGGLGFHYAGEKIGATVIPSSSGNTQRQIELMKDLGSTVICCTPSYMIYLTEYAAKMGVDLREDTELRMGVFGAEPWSEETRKRIENKSGIDAINIYGTSEISGPVVSECHEKAGIHFWADIFLIEVIDPKTGEQLGEGEKGELVVTVLGKEGLPMIRWRTGDITSIIYEKCNCGRWHPRIDRITGRADDMFIVRGVNVFPSHVEYALMQVREVSEHYMIVLERDENGLDLMKVQVEINPEYVGRIGFDELARKVQETLRSYLNVTPAVEIVEPETLPRFEGKARRVVDKRKV; encoded by the coding sequence ATGTACTGGAACCCAGTTATAGAGAAGATGGGCCCTGATGAGATCAGGGAGATGCAGGGGAGGTTGCTGAGAAACACGGTGCATTATGCCTACAGCTATTCTCCGTTTTACAGGAAGCTGTATGATGGCGCCGGAATCAGGCCGGATGATGTCAGGAGTGTGGACGATGTTGTGAAACTGCCATTCGTAAAAAAGCAGGATTTGAGGGACAGCTATCCTTACGGCATGTTTGCAGTACCTCTTTCAAAAATTCTGAGAATTCATGCCTCCAGCGGAACAACCGGGAAACCGACAGTTACCGGATACACCGCCGACGATCTTGAACTCTGGAGCGAAAGCCTGGCGAGGGGACTGTACTCGGCAGGTATCCGGAAGGAGGATATAATCCAGAACGCCTATGGCTACGGGCTCTTCACCGGCGGCCTTGGTTTCCACTATGCCGGAGAGAAGATTGGTGCGACGGTAATTCCGTCATCGTCGGGAAACACTCAGAGACAGATTGAGCTTATGAAGGACCTCGGTTCTACAGTAATATGCTGTACCCCAAGTTACATGATCTACCTGACAGAGTATGCGGCCAAAATGGGAGTTGATCTGAGGGAGGATACTGAGCTCAGAATGGGTGTTTTTGGAGCAGAACCCTGGAGCGAGGAGACCAGGAAGAGGATTGAGAACAAATCCGGAATTGATGCCATAAACATCTACGGCACTTCGGAGATAAGCGGACCTGTAGTGAGCGAGTGCCACGAAAAGGCTGGAATCCACTTCTGGGCAGACATATTCCTGATTGAGGTAATCGATCCAAAAACCGGTGAGCAGCTCGGGGAGGGGGAGAAAGGCGAACTCGTAGTTACGGTCCTCGGAAAGGAAGGACTTCCGATGATAAGGTGGAGGACAGGAGACATAACCAGCATAATCTACGAGAAATGCAACTGCGGAAGGTGGCACCCGAGAATTGACAGGATTACCGGCAGAGCGGACGACATGTTCATTGTGAGGGGAGTCAATGTCTTTCCGAGTCACGTGGAGTATGCGCTCATGCAGGTCAGGGAGGTCAGCGAGCATTACATGATCGTACTTGAGAGGGATGAAAACGGGCTTGATCTGATGAAGGTGCAGGTTGAGATAAACCCAGAATATGTGGGCAGAATAGGGTTCGATGAGCTTGCCCGGAAGGTTCAGGAGACACTGAGGAGCTATCTGAATGTAACCCCGGCCGTTGAGATTGTGGAGCCTGAAACCCTGCCAAGGTTCGAGGGAAAGGCCAGGAGAGTTGTTGACAAGAGAAAGGTCTGA
- a CDS encoding methyltransferase domain-containing protein, which produces MRVRLVGPLKRKYGEVIEIHVGGDITLGKALKIVSEKYPELKGEIDDVEAYNFSLNGVLVRKDEIDSIMVRDEDEIIVIPAISGGDRAERVKKIVMGNFDLSGETYHIFEEKHEFFTRLASDLVEFSGGTFESCLDVGCGTGVLARILDDCEVVGLDISRKMLEKAREFMIHLVQGDGANLPFRDGSFDAVLFNASIFLIPDAGKALREALRVVRTGGTVAGSLFSGIYRSGDNALAELGLMHREVYPSDRIVSMIRELGGEIDVVDYRAGRHLIIDFYSVPAMSNALFPGIEYVERVKLVKERLKNLPHDLEFRWTFFRIPD; this is translated from the coding sequence ATGCGGGTGAGGCTGGTAGGACCGCTTAAGCGAAAATATGGAGAGGTTATCGAAATCCATGTAGGCGGGGATATCACCCTTGGAAAAGCACTGAAAATCGTCTCCGAGAAATATCCGGAACTCAAAGGCGAGATTGATGACGTCGAGGCGTACAACTTCTCCCTCAATGGCGTACTCGTGAGGAAGGATGAAATTGATTCGATTATGGTTCGGGATGAGGATGAGATCATAGTGATTCCTGCGATCTCAGGGGGTGATAGGGCGGAGAGGGTAAAAAAGATTGTGATGGGCAACTTTGACCTGAGCGGGGAAACGTATCACATTTTTGAGGAAAAGCATGAATTTTTCACCAGACTCGCCTCTGATCTGGTGGAGTTTTCAGGTGGTACTTTCGAATCGTGTCTTGATGTTGGCTGCGGAACCGGGGTCCTTGCCCGGATTCTGGATGACTGTGAGGTTGTTGGGCTCGATATCTCGAGAAAAATGCTTGAGAAGGCCAGAGAATTCATGATTCATCTCGTGCAGGGAGATGGTGCAAATCTCCCTTTCAGGGATGGCAGCTTTGACGCCGTTTTATTCAATGCATCGATTTTTCTGATACCCGATGCGGGAAAAGCGCTGAGAGAAGCTCTGCGGGTTGTAAGGACCGGTGGCACAGTTGCTGGCAGTCTGTTTTCGGGCATTTATCGCTCTGGAGATAATGCTCTTGCAGAGCTTGGCCTGATGCACAGAGAGGTTTACCCATCAGACCGAATAGTGTCCATGATTCGTGAACTTGGCGGGGAAATTGACGTGGTGGACTACAGGGCTGGAAGACACCTGATAATCGATTTTTATTCAGTCCCTGCGATGTCAAACGCACTTTTTCCGGGAATTGAATATGTGGAAAGGGTAAAACTGGTGAAAGAGCGGTTGAAAAATCTTCCACACGATCTCGAATTCAGGTGGACGTTTTTCAGAATTCCGGATTAA
- a CDS encoding 4Fe-4S dicluster domain-containing protein: MTSERYLMVFPELCTGCRECEIACSLKHDGVVGYQKSRIRIIRDVFEGMEIPVVCMQCIDAPCMNSCRVEAIYVDERGAKIIDYERCIGCRRCIVVCPLGANFLNPETGKPIKCDLCGGDPVCAEFCSTGAIRYLSPEEINSEELRLASRNYIKALIEREM; encoded by the coding sequence ATGACATCTGAGAGATACCTCATGGTGTTCCCTGAGCTTTGTACCGGATGCAGGGAGTGCGAGATCGCATGTTCTCTGAAACACGATGGAGTCGTGGGTTACCAGAAGTCGAGAATCAGGATAATAAGAGATGTATTTGAAGGGATGGAGATTCCTGTGGTTTGCATGCAGTGCATTGACGCTCCGTGCATGAATTCATGCAGGGTTGAGGCGATATATGTTGACGAGAGGGGTGCAAAGATAATTGATTACGAGAGGTGCATAGGGTGCAGGAGATGCATAGTTGTCTGCCCCCTCGGTGCGAATTTTCTGAATCCTGAAACGGGAAAGCCCATCAAGTGCGACCTCTGCGGTGGCGATCCGGTGTGTGCAGAGTTTTGCTCGACTGGTGCGATAAGATACCTCAGCCCCGAAGAGATAAATTCGGAAGAGTTAAGACTTGCTTCGAGAAATTACATTAAGGCTCTGATTGAAAGGGAGATGTGA